The Sphingomonas carotinifaciens genomic sequence GCCCAGCCGTCCCTGCATCAGGATGCGGGCCAGATTGGCCTTCACCGCCGGATTGGTGCCTTCGTACTTGTCCAATATGGCCTTGACGATCGGGGTCATCGAACTCTCCTGAGGAAGGTGACGTGAAAGGATCGGGTTCAGAGCATCAGCCAGCGCCGCAGCGCCTGGTCCACCTGCTCCATCCGCGTGGGCGAGGCATGGCCCAGCACCTTGACGATGCGCCCGCGCGGCACCGACAGGATCTTGTCGCACTGCACCTCGCACTCGACGGTGAGGCCGGTATGCTCGCGCGGGGAGAAGGCGACGCGGAACAGCGCCTCGCCCCCCACCACGCTGGTCATCGGGCACAGGGTGATGGTGTTGTGCGTCTCGTTGTACAGGTCGGACTGGACGACCAGGAACGGGCGGTGATCGCCGCCCTCCTCGCCGGTGCCTGCCAGCACGATCGCGCCGTGGCTGATCTTCATGCCGCGTCCTCGGCCGCCATCGCGTTCCACAGCGCGAAATCCTCGGCCTTGTCCCGCCGCGACGCGCGCTCGGACTGACGGCGTGCCTCCCGGCGATACGCTTCGTCGTGCAGGTCGACATAGCGCCGCACCGCCTCGCGCGCGATGTCGCTCTTGCTGCGCCCCTGCGTGCGCGCAACGGCCGCCAGCCGTTCTTCCAGTTCCGTATCCAACCGGACGCCGAGCATCCATCACTCTCCGTTTAACGCGTTTAACCTACGCCGCTTGGCCGTGCATTGCAATGCACCATGACGAAAAACGCCGCGGCGGCCCGTAAGCCCCCGCGGCGTCCGAATGTCTAACCTTTTGAGGGTGTTCAGGCGCGAAGCGCGGCCACCCCCGGCAGTTCGCGGCCTTCCATCCATTCCAGGAACGCACCGCCCGCGGTCGAGACGAAGGTGAACTTGTCCCCCACGCCCGCCTGGTTCAGCGCGGCCACCGTATCCCCGCCGCCGGCGACGGAGACGAGGCTGCCATCCTGCGTCAGCGCCGCGGCGGTCTTGGCCAGGCTGACGGTGGCGGTGTCGAAGGGCGGCGTTTCGAACGCACCCAGCGGCCCGTTCCACACCAGCGTCCGGCAATTCTTCAGCACGTCGCCCAGCGCTTCCACCGCGTTCGGCCCCAGGTCGAGGATCATCTCGTCCGCGGCCACTTCATGGACGTTCACCGTCCGCGTCGCGGGGTTCGGCTTGAATTCGGTGGCGACCACCACGTCGTACGGCAGGTGGACGGTGCAGTTCGCCCGGTCCGCCGCCTCCAGAATCTCTTCGGCCGTATCGGTCAGGTCGTGTTCGCACAGCGACTTGCCCACGTCGACGCCGCGCGCCGCCAGAAAGGTATTGGCCATGCCGCCACCGATGATCAGGTGATCGACCTTGCCGACCAGATGCTTCAGCACCGCCAGTTTGGTCGAAACCTTGGCCCCGCCGACCACCGCCGCCACCGGATGCTCGGGCGCGCCCAGCGCCTTTTCCAGCGCGTCGAGTTC encodes the following:
- a CDS encoding type II toxin-antitoxin system PemK/MazF family toxin is translated as MKISHGAIVLAGTGEEGGDHRPFLVVQSDLYNETHNTITLCPMTSVVGGEALFRVAFSPREHTGLTVECEVQCDKILSVPRGRIVKVLGHASPTRMEQVDQALRRWLML
- a CDS encoding ribbon-helix-helix protein, CopG family, giving the protein MLGVRLDTELEERLAAVARTQGRSKSDIAREAVRRYVDLHDEAYRREARRQSERASRRDKAEDFALWNAMAAEDAA
- a CDS encoding phosphoglycerate kinase is translated as MTKAFKTLDDIGELHGRRVLVREDLNVPMADGQVTDDTRLRATIATVTELADKGAIVLILAHFGRPKGVPNPEMSLAMLARPYGAVLGREVRYIDWEGDEAAVATMQPGDIAILENTRFFGGEEKNDPAVVERFAKLGDLYVNDAFSAAHRAHASTEGLARVLPAYAGRAMEAELDALEKALGAPEHPVAAVVGGAKVSTKLAVLKHLVGKVDHLIIGGGMANTFLAARGVDVGKSLCEHDLTDTAEEILEAADRANCTVHLPYDVVVATEFKPNPATRTVNVHEVAADEMILDLGPNAVEALGDVLKNCRTLVWNGPLGAFETPPFDTATVSLAKTAAALTQDGSLVSVAGGGDTVAALNQAGVGDKFTFVSTAGGAFLEWMEGRELPGVAALRA